In Drosophila yakuba strain Tai18E2 chromosome 2R, Prin_Dyak_Tai18E2_2.1, whole genome shotgun sequence, a single genomic region encodes these proteins:
- the LOC6531572 gene encoding uncharacterized protein LOC6531572: protein MAYIRNFLNSPNGWNRLNENINEINALNSCFYFFSLKTGCKLIAVFEALVSVLQMYSIYITEMEIKTTTTTTESPDSLLVTREPDGDMLGPNTVMPMFESNVYFQRALSSLTIFRSLLLIIGAEWSHLYCLILWICITFITLLISTCIDIILNGNLPTLFISTISIFLEIYFCAVVASLVLKLQQKLRRNVQESEVLFTRNEEV from the exons ATGGCGTATATTCGAAATTTTCTGAATTCCCCAAATGGCTGGAACCGACTCAATGAAAATATCAATGAAATAAACGCGCTGAATAGCTGCTTCTATTTCTTCAGCTTGAAAACGGGCTGCAAGTTGATAGCCGTATTCGAAGCCTTGGTAAGTGTGCTGCAAATGTACAGCATTTACATCACGGAGATGGAGATCAagaccacaaccacaaccacgGAGTCACCGGACTCGCTGTTGGTCACCAGGGAACCGGACGGAGATATGCTGGGACCCAACACCGTGATGCCGATGTTTGAGAGCAATGTCTACTTCCAAAGGGCACTCAGCTCGTTGACTATCTTCAGATCCTTGCTGCTTATCATAGGTGCTGAATGG AGCCACTTATACTGTCTCATCCTTTGGATTTGCATCACGTTCATCACCTTGCTAATCAGCACTTGTATTGATATCATACTAAATGGCAACCTGCCGACCCTGTTTATTTCTACTATTTCAATTT TTCTCGAAATCTATTTCTGCGCAGTGGTTGCCTCGTTGGTTTTGAAGTTGCAGCAAAAACTTCGTCGTAATGTGCAGGAATCGGAAGTCCTTTTCACGCGCAACGAGGAAGTTTAA